One Verrucomicrobiota bacterium genomic window, TCCGCCATCTCTATACTCGCGCCAACCACCGGGCTGAACGCCGCACCGCCCGCGCTTCCACCTTAAAAGTTGAAACAGAATGAAACAGTGGGAGATCTGGACGTGCGATTTCGCTGAGGCCGGCCCGCACCCGGCTGTGATCGTCAGCCACCCAGACCGCGTTGGCCGCGCGCCTCTTGTCAATGTGCTGATAGGTTCGAGCCAGCGCGCGAGCCGACCGCCGAGAGAAAACGAGATTCTGTTGAACGGCGCAGACGGTCTCGATTGGGAGACACTGGTGAAGTGCGACCTGATGTATTTGGTGGAAAAGGAGCGGTTGTATCGCCGGCGCGGCAGCGTCGAATTGACTCGGCGTCGTGCCT contains:
- a CDS encoding type II toxin-antitoxin system PemK/MazF family toxin, with protein sequence MKQWEIWTCDFAEAGPHPAVIVSHPDRVGRAPLVNVLIGSSQRASRPPRENEILLNGADGLDWETLVKCDLMYLVEKERLYRRRGSVELTRRRALVQRINACFGFTLV